A genome region from Chengkuizengella sp. SCS-71B includes the following:
- the thiC gene encoding phosphomethylpyrimidine synthase ThiC translates to MSNQTNQISVSSFPGSKKVYVTGSREDIKVPMREIALSSTTSDYGEEVNEPVRVYDTSGPYTDSAYETDIRKGLPSLRGNWIKERNDVEEYEGRNIKPEDNGYLNEESVKNVDVFPGLKRKPLRAKTGKNVTQMHYAKKGLITPEMEFIAIRENVSPEFVRDEVANGRAIIPSNINHPESEPMIIGRNFHVKINANIGNSAVTSSIEEEVEKMTWATRWGADNIMDLSTGKDIHTTREWIIRNSPVPIGTVPIYQALEKVNGEAQDLTWEVYRDTLIEQAEQGVDYFTIHAGVLLRYVPMTANRVTGIVSRGGSIMAAWCLAHHEESFLYTHFEEICEILRTYDISISLGDGLRPGSIADANDEAQFAELETLGELTKIAWKHDVQVMIEGPGHVPMHKIKENMDKQLDICHEAPFYTLGPLTTDIAPGYDHITSAIGAAMIGWYGTAMLCYVTPKEHLGLPNKDDVREGVITYKIAAHAADLAKGHPGAQIRDDALSKARFEFRWRDQFNLSLDPERALSFHDETLPAEGAKTAHFCSMCGPKFCSMRITQDIREYAKEKGLTDEKAITEGLKEKAQEFSDKGKKIYS, encoded by the coding sequence ATGTCAAATCAAACGAATCAAATTTCTGTCTCCTCGTTTCCAGGGAGCAAAAAAGTATATGTTACTGGATCTAGAGAGGATATTAAAGTGCCGATGCGAGAAATTGCATTGAGTTCAACTACATCAGATTATGGTGAAGAAGTAAATGAACCAGTGAGAGTTTATGATACTAGTGGACCTTATACCGATTCAGCTTATGAAACGGATATTCGAAAAGGTCTGCCATCACTTAGAGGGAATTGGATTAAAGAAAGAAATGATGTAGAGGAGTACGAAGGGAGAAATATAAAACCTGAAGACAATGGTTATCTAAATGAAGAATCCGTTAAAAACGTGGATGTATTTCCTGGGTTGAAACGTAAACCACTACGAGCAAAAACAGGTAAAAATGTTACTCAAATGCATTATGCTAAAAAAGGGCTGATTACACCAGAAATGGAGTTTATTGCGATCCGTGAAAATGTTTCTCCTGAATTTGTCCGTGACGAAGTGGCAAACGGTAGGGCAATTATTCCTTCAAATATTAATCATCCTGAAAGTGAACCCATGATTATTGGACGTAATTTTCATGTGAAAATTAATGCAAATATCGGAAACTCAGCTGTCACTTCATCTATTGAAGAAGAAGTAGAAAAAATGACTTGGGCAACTCGCTGGGGTGCAGATAATATCATGGATTTATCTACAGGAAAAGACATACATACAACACGTGAATGGATTATTCGTAATTCTCCTGTTCCAATTGGTACAGTCCCAATTTATCAAGCATTGGAAAAAGTAAACGGCGAAGCTCAAGACTTAACATGGGAAGTATATAGAGATACCTTAATTGAGCAGGCGGAACAAGGTGTTGACTATTTCACGATACATGCGGGCGTATTATTAAGATATGTACCTATGACCGCTAACAGAGTAACAGGTATCGTATCTCGTGGCGGTTCTATTATGGCTGCATGGTGTTTAGCTCATCATGAAGAAAGTTTTCTATACACTCATTTTGAAGAAATTTGTGAAATTCTTAGAACTTATGATATTTCAATTTCATTAGGAGATGGTTTGAGACCAGGTTCCATCGCAGACGCTAATGATGAAGCTCAGTTTGCAGAGCTGGAAACATTAGGTGAACTAACTAAAATAGCATGGAAACATGACGTTCAGGTTATGATTGAAGGACCTGGTCACGTGCCGATGCATAAAATAAAGGAAAATATGGATAAACAGCTTGATATATGTCATGAAGCACCATTTTATACTTTGGGTCCATTAACAACGGATATAGCGCCTGGATACGATCATATTACTTCAGCGATTGGAGCAGCCATGATAGGGTGGTATGGTACGGCTATGTTGTGTTATGTTACACCAAAAGAGCATTTAGGTTTACCGAATAAAGATGATGTTCGTGAAGGAGTAATTACGTATAAAATTGCGGCTCACGCTGCAGATCTTGCAAAAGGGCATCCCGGTGCACAAATTCGAGATGATGCATTGTCAAAAGCCCGCTTTGAATTCCGTTGGCGTGATCAATTTAATCTTTCTCTTGATCCAGAAAGAGCTCTTTCATTTCACGATGAAACACTTCCAGCAGAAGGAGCAAAAACAGCTCATTTCTGCTCAATGTGTGGTCCGAAGTTTTGCAGTATGAGAATTACTCAGGATATTCGTGAATATGCCAAGGAAAAAGGACTAACGGATGAAAAGGCAATTACAGAAGGATTAAAGGAAAAAGCACAGGAATTTTCTGATAAAGGTAAAAAAATATATAGTTAA
- a CDS encoding RDD family protein gives MVEQPAGFWIRFAANILDSIFIAIFFTFIFGYVIGIGDLSQILDFLYLIIVPVVWYGYTIGKRICGIRIVKMNGENVGIGTMLLRHLVGGIVYAITFGIAIIVSIIMVVVREDKRSVHDFIAGTYVTYNEP, from the coding sequence ATGGTAGAACAACCAGCTGGCTTTTGGATTCGATTTGCAGCAAATATTCTAGATTCGATATTTATAGCAATCTTTTTCACATTCATTTTCGGGTATGTCATTGGAATTGGAGATCTCAGTCAAATTCTTGATTTTTTATATTTGATTATTGTACCTGTTGTTTGGTATGGATATACTATAGGAAAAAGAATATGTGGCATTAGAATTGTAAAAATGAATGGTGAAAATGTTGGAATAGGCACAATGTTACTTCGTCATTTAGTTGGAGGCATAGTTTACGCTATTACTTTCGGAATTGCAATTATTGTAAGCATTATCATGGTTGTTGTGAGAGAAGATAAACGTTCGGTACATGATTTCATTGCAGGAACTTACGTTACTTATAATGAACCATAA
- a CDS encoding MFS transporter, whose protein sequence is MPRWKTNLIVLWFGQFMATSGMSMIIPFLPLYIQELGISDPNEIAIWTSIIFAGNFLTSFLFQPLWGKLGDRYGRKIMILRSGFGMSIVVTLMGFATNTWQLLFLRLLNGTISGYIPASTSLVSTNTPREHIGFAMGMMQSGAVAGTILGPFIGGLLANFVPFQTIFFITGGLLCIASLLALFLVKEKFDKKKAANKTNISVLQGFKDLRKVPQIPALFSVTFIIQFSLLSVMPLMAIFVQGMHGNSEWLAFYVGLVSSITGFSNMIASPILGRLSDRIGSEKILFIALLGAALTSFPQAFVNNVWQLLVLRFFMGIFIGGLLPSVNSLLRKFIPEGMESRAYGFNTSALALGNMLGPITGGFIAGFITIPGLFIMSSVLLSLNMIWVRKTLIAPKSKNSCE, encoded by the coding sequence TTGCCTCGTTGGAAAACTAATCTTATTGTGTTGTGGTTTGGTCAATTTATGGCAACATCAGGAATGAGTATGATCATACCGTTTTTACCTTTATATATACAGGAATTAGGAATATCTGATCCAAATGAGATCGCCATCTGGACAAGCATTATTTTTGCAGGAAATTTTTTAACTTCATTTTTATTTCAGCCTTTGTGGGGGAAATTAGGAGATCGATACGGTAGAAAAATCATGATCCTCCGATCAGGTTTTGGAATGTCTATTGTAGTTACATTAATGGGATTTGCGACAAATACTTGGCAATTATTATTTTTACGATTATTAAATGGAACCATCTCAGGTTATATACCAGCCTCCACTTCTTTAGTATCCACAAATACACCTCGTGAACATATTGGTTTTGCAATGGGGATGATGCAATCAGGTGCTGTAGCTGGTACAATTCTTGGACCTTTTATTGGTGGATTATTAGCAAATTTCGTGCCCTTTCAAACTATATTTTTTATAACAGGGGGGTTACTGTGCATTGCTTCTTTGTTAGCTCTCTTTTTAGTTAAGGAAAAATTTGATAAGAAAAAAGCTGCTAATAAAACAAACATTTCTGTATTACAGGGTTTTAAAGACTTAAGGAAAGTGCCGCAAATCCCTGCTTTATTTTCAGTCACTTTTATCATCCAATTTTCATTACTAAGTGTAATGCCCTTGATGGCTATATTTGTGCAAGGGATGCATGGGAACTCTGAGTGGTTAGCATTTTACGTAGGATTGGTTAGTTCCATAACAGGATTTTCAAATATGATAGCATCTCCTATATTAGGAAGACTAAGTGATCGTATTGGCTCAGAAAAGATTCTATTCATTGCCCTTTTGGGTGCCGCGTTGACTTCATTCCCACAAGCATTTGTTAACAACGTTTGGCAGCTTCTCGTACTGAGATTTTTTATGGGGATATTTATAGGTGGCTTGCTTCCATCAGTAAACTCCTTGCTTAGAAAGTTTATACCTGAAGGGATGGAAAGTCGTGCCTATGGATTTAATACAAGTGCGCTGGCTTTAGGTAATATGTTGGGGCCAATTACTGGAGGATTTATTGCTGGTTTCATCACCATACCGGGATTATTCATCATGTCAAGTGTGTTATTGAGTTTAAATATGATATGGGTGAGAAAAACATTAATCGCACCTAAAAGTAAAAACAGCTGTGAATAA
- a CDS encoding spore coat protein, with protein sequence MPFGAHETMEVHEILNGSINMINHFSLYASQCQDHNLRQMIHNHIQTAVEGYDQLVAYTHDYNAANRSMQPYSQPNIQPQQVRYGLHQPQSHVPQTQGQLNDQQIIAGMLCLHKGSAKNHIAASLECADPNVREMLIHGAVNCANQAYEVFLFMNQQGYYQVPTMEDHTAKTYLHSYKPVQQNIYQ encoded by the coding sequence ATGCCTTTCGGTGCTCATGAAACGATGGAAGTTCATGAAATATTAAATGGAAGTATTAATATGATTAATCATTTTTCTCTTTATGCGAGTCAATGCCAAGATCATAACCTACGCCAAATGATTCACAATCATATCCAGACAGCGGTTGAAGGTTATGATCAATTAGTTGCGTATACACATGACTATAATGCAGCAAACAGATCAATGCAACCTTATTCACAACCTAACATCCAACCTCAGCAAGTTCGATATGGCTTACATCAGCCTCAATCTCATGTGCCACAGACACAAGGACAACTTAATGACCAACAAATTATTGCAGGGATGTTATGCCTCCACAAAGGTTCTGCAAAAAATCATATTGCAGCTTCTCTTGAATGTGCTGATCCTAATGTAAGGGAAATGTTGATTCATGGCGCAGTAAACTGTGCTAATCAAGCTTATGAAGTGTTTTTATTTATGAATCAACAGGGGTACTATCAAGTTCCTACAATGGAAGATCATACCGCTAAAACTTATCTTCATAGCTACAAGCCTGTACAACAAAACATTTATCAATAA
- a CDS encoding DUF92 domain-containing protein, with protein sequence MTEWIIGFLGSFMIAGLAFWKKSLSLSGSLMAICIGTLMYALVSLAWYGTLIAFFISSSLLTKWKQNRKKMIEHSYEKTGNRDAGQVWANGGIALLLAVAFYVWQQPMIWWGFIGILATVNADTWATEIGSLSKKPPRSIVTFKTVTPGSSGGVSSLGLISSILGGGFIGITAWLLSKENDLGMLFFYLIIGIVSGFIGALTDSFIGAKWQVMYDCEHCGKEVESSKHCLHPARMKRGWRWMNNDRVNMISSIVGGMIAILIGTLWM encoded by the coding sequence ATGACAGAGTGGATCATAGGTTTTTTAGGGAGTTTCATGATTGCAGGATTAGCGTTTTGGAAAAAATCATTGTCTTTATCAGGTTCTCTAATGGCTATTTGTATAGGTACTTTAATGTATGCCTTAGTTAGTTTAGCTTGGTATGGTACACTAATTGCCTTTTTTATTTCTTCCTCTCTTCTTACAAAATGGAAACAGAACAGAAAAAAAATGATAGAACATAGTTATGAAAAAACAGGAAATAGAGATGCAGGCCAAGTGTGGGCGAATGGTGGAATAGCACTATTATTAGCCGTGGCTTTTTATGTTTGGCAGCAACCTATGATTTGGTGGGGTTTTATTGGTATATTGGCAACTGTAAATGCGGATACTTGGGCGACTGAAATCGGTAGCTTAAGTAAAAAACCACCTCGTTCTATTGTCACTTTTAAAACTGTAACTCCTGGTTCTTCAGGCGGCGTATCAAGTTTAGGTTTAATATCAAGTATACTTGGGGGAGGGTTTATCGGAATTACCGCCTGGCTCTTGTCTAAAGAAAATGATTTGGGAATGTTGTTTTTTTATTTAATTATAGGTATAGTCAGTGGCTTTATAGGGGCGTTAACAGATTCGTTTATTGGAGCAAAATGGCAAGTCATGTACGATTGTGAGCATTGTGGAAAAGAAGTTGAGAGTTCTAAACATTGTTTACACCCTGCTCGTATGAAACGAGGGTGGAGATGGATGAATAATGATAGAGTGAATATGATTAGTTCTATCGTTGGTGGAATGATTGCGATATTAATAGGAACTTTATGGATGTAA
- a CDS encoding M42 family metallopeptidase produces MNAETLELFKTLTEMPAAPGFEKDIRAYVRSELEKYTNEIIQDRLGSIFGVVRGNENGPRVMVAGHLDEVGFMVTKITDNGMIRFQPLGGWWSQVLLAQRVQIITQNGPVIGVIGSTPPHLLNETQRTKPADINQMFIDVGADDRQDAENMGIHPGLQVVPICPLTVLSNPKKILAKAWDNRYGVGLAIELLKEVHNEQLPNILFTGATVQEEVGLRGAVTASNLVKPDIFYALDASPANDTTGDKSEFGQLGKGTLLRILDRSMVTHQGLKEFILDTAESNDIPYQYFISAGGTDAGNVHLNGIGVPSAVIGVCSRYIHTSSSILHVDDYEAAKELLIKLVKTTDQSTYEEIIK; encoded by the coding sequence ATGAATGCGGAAACATTAGAACTATTTAAAACATTAACAGAAATGCCAGCTGCGCCTGGTTTTGAAAAGGATATTAGAGCTTATGTTAGATCAGAGTTAGAAAAATATACAAATGAGATCATTCAAGATCGATTGGGTAGTATTTTTGGTGTCGTTCGAGGAAATGAAAATGGTCCAAGAGTAATGGTTGCTGGTCATTTAGATGAAGTTGGTTTTATGGTTACAAAAATAACGGATAACGGTATGATTCGATTTCAACCTCTAGGGGGTTGGTGGAGTCAAGTACTATTAGCTCAACGAGTACAAATCATAACACAAAATGGTCCTGTGATAGGAGTAATTGGTTCCACACCACCACATTTGTTAAATGAAACACAACGTACAAAACCAGCAGATATAAATCAAATGTTTATAGATGTAGGGGCAGATGATCGACAAGATGCTGAAAACATGGGCATTCATCCTGGACTGCAAGTTGTTCCGATTTGTCCTCTTACTGTACTATCCAATCCTAAAAAGATCTTAGCTAAAGCTTGGGATAATCGTTATGGTGTTGGTTTAGCAATTGAATTACTTAAAGAAGTACATAACGAACAACTTCCAAATATTTTATTTACAGGTGCCACAGTACAAGAAGAAGTGGGATTAAGAGGTGCAGTGACAGCATCTAATTTGGTGAAACCTGATATTTTCTACGCTTTGGATGCAAGTCCAGCAAATGATACTACTGGTGATAAAAGTGAGTTTGGTCAACTTGGTAAAGGTACTTTGCTTCGTATTTTAGATAGATCAATGGTAACACATCAAGGATTAAAGGAATTTATACTAGATACTGCAGAGTCTAATGATATTCCATACCAGTATTTTATATCTGCTGGAGGTACAGACGCAGGTAATGTGCATTTGAATGGGATTGGGGTTCCATCCGCAGTCATTGGTGTTTGTTCTAGGTATATTCATACTTCGTCTTCCATCTTACATGTGGATGATTACGAAGCAGCCAAGGAGTTGTTAATAAAGTTAGTGAAAACAACAGATCAGTCAACTTATGAAGAAATCATTAAATAG
- a CDS encoding guanylate kinase, producing MYQLKEKEMIFVFTGPDGSGRKTVADMVGTTLGIKKVISYTSRAKRPSEVDGQDYHFISRKQFEDGINNKEFVEVTEIDGNFYGIKGFDIEQEFKNNDFIYLILNSDGARTLKKLFGEKVSRIFIYVDRDVIIERQKALGVSQEIIDFHFKHYNEDMSYKDECKHAFENTDLAHTVFAVTEVLEGYMDRQLEEKD from the coding sequence ATGTATCAATTAAAAGAAAAGGAAATGATTTTTGTTTTTACAGGCCCAGATGGATCAGGAAGAAAAACAGTGGCAGATATGGTTGGTACGACATTAGGGATTAAAAAAGTAATCTCTTATACTTCAAGAGCAAAACGTCCAAGCGAAGTAGATGGTCAGGATTATCATTTTATTTCACGCAAACAATTTGAAGATGGTATAAATAATAAAGAATTTGTAGAAGTTACTGAAATTGATGGAAATTTTTATGGTATCAAAGGGTTTGATATTGAACAAGAGTTTAAAAATAATGATTTTATTTATCTTATATTAAATTCAGATGGCGCTAGAACTTTAAAAAAGCTATTTGGTGAAAAGGTAAGCAGAATCTTTATATATGTAGATCGCGATGTAATTATTGAACGCCAAAAAGCTTTAGGTGTAAGTCAAGAAATTATAGATTTCCACTTTAAACATTACAATGAAGATATGTCATATAAAGATGAATGTAAACATGCATTTGAAAATACGGATTTAGCCCATACTGTTTTTGCAGTAACTGAAGTATTAGAAGGGTATATGGATCGTCAGTTAGAAGAAAAAGACTAA